One Gloeocapsopsis sp. IPPAS B-1203 DNA window includes the following coding sequences:
- a CDS encoding non-ribosomal peptide synthetase, translating to MDSNETELQRRSQLSPVKQALLKKRLQNETHSNSQLNQIPRRPQNCAIPLSYAQERLWLAEGLSGAAIYNMFSSILIKGKLDISALERSIQEIVQRHEILRTSFSDVEGKPIQVIGSTSLTLPLVDLRHLAIDKQQQEVQRLTISEQTQAFDLAKDPLLRVQLLHLSEAEYLMLLTIHHIVADAWSRGIFLQELATLYTAFSQGKSSPLLELPIQYADYAIWQRQQLQGELLETQLAYWQEKLQGELPILNLPTDCPRPRSQSYKGASLSFTLPQTLANSLQALSHQESVTLFVTLLAAFKVLLHRYTGQDDILVGSPFANRNRPEIEKLIGFFVNTLVLRSDLSGNVSFRELVSRVREVVLGAIAHQDLPFEKLLESLSQRHPSSNPPFQVMFSLQNLPDVTLELPGVTLRFPEVENQTAFFDLVLSITQTKQGLTGVMEYNTDLFNRDAIARMLGHYQVLLAGIIANPDQAISKLPLLTAKEQATLATWQQIECHYPSDKCLHQLFEAQVEQTPNAVAIVFENEQLTYRELNQKANQLAHHLHSLGIKTQAKVGLCVERSIEMVVGILGILKAGAAYVPIDPNYPQQRLEFILADAQVELLLTQSQFNIEYPTQLALDTFFSNTQSVENLNLEITPDNIAYVIYTSGSTGTPKGVLCTHYNVVRLFQATQAWFNFNSHDVWTLFHSIAFDFSVWELWGALLHGGKLAIVPYWVSRSPEEFYAMLSQQKVTVLNQTPSAFRQLMRVDAERDRHDLNLRFVIFGGEALEIQSLQPWLEKHGRSPQLINMYGITETTVHVTYRPITIADISNHCGNIIGRPIPDLQVYLLDQNQQPVPIGIPGEIYVGGAGVASGYLNRTETNSKFIPHLFNNNSSARLYRTGDLARYLANGEMEYLGRIDNQVKIRGFRIEIGEIEATLATHPEVAEVVVLVRELEDKQIIAYVVPQQKHSELTTNLRQFLQQKLPDYMLPSAFVILDTLPLTSNGKVDRQALPAPDHNRFDIATSLVAPRTPIEKALAEIWSELLHIEFIGIHENFFEIGGHSLLATQLLSRIRQQFQVDLPLKIIFTVGFTIAELAKIIREYQLQQVETDDIVALLQEINALSDQEVLMTLNQLQ from the coding sequence ATGGATAGTAATGAAACAGAATTACAACGGCGATCGCAGCTTTCTCCTGTCAAACAGGCTTTGCTGAAAAAACGCTTACAAAACGAAACTCATTCAAATTCACAACTCAATCAAATTCCTCGACGCCCACAAAATTGTGCGATTCCGCTATCTTATGCTCAAGAACGGTTATGGTTAGCTGAAGGGTTATCTGGTGCTGCTATATACAATATGTTTAGTAGCATTCTAATTAAAGGAAAACTTGATATCTCTGCATTAGAACGCAGTATTCAAGAAATCGTTCAACGCCACGAAATCTTAAGGACATCATTCTCAGATGTAGAAGGGAAACCAATTCAGGTCATTGGTTCTACGTCGTTGACATTACCGCTAGTTGATTTGCGACATCTAGCAATTGACAAGCAGCAACAAGAAGTTCAACGCTTAACGATATCTGAACAAACGCAAGCTTTTGACTTAGCAAAAGATCCACTATTACGAGTTCAGCTACTTCATTTAAGTGAAGCAGAATACTTGATGCTATTGACTATTCATCATATTGTTGCTGATGCTTGGTCGCGGGGAATTTTCTTGCAAGAATTAGCAACGCTTTATACCGCCTTCAGCCAAGGAAAATCTTCTCCTTTATTGGAATTACCCATTCAATACGCAGATTATGCAATTTGGCAACGACAGCAACTTCAGGGTGAATTACTAGAAACGCAACTGGCTTATTGGCAAGAGAAATTACAGGGTGAATTACCAATTCTGAATTTACCAACCGATTGCCCTCGACCGCGATCGCAGTCATACAAAGGTGCAAGTTTATCCTTTACATTACCTCAAACACTCGCGAATTCACTGCAAGCTTTGAGCCATCAAGAGAGTGTGACCTTATTTGTCACATTGTTAGCTGCATTCAAGGTGCTATTACATCGCTATACCGGACAGGATGATATTTTAGTTGGTTCTCCGTTTGCTAACCGTAATCGCCCAGAAATAGAAAAATTGATTGGATTTTTCGTTAATACTTTGGTATTGCGTAGCGACTTATCGGGTAACGTGAGTTTTCGAGAATTAGTAAGTCGAGTCCGCGAGGTGGTATTAGGTGCGATCGCCCATCAAGATTTGCCATTTGAAAAGCTATTGGAATCGTTATCGCAGCGTCATCCTAGTAGTAATCCTCCGTTTCAAGTGATGTTCTCGTTGCAAAATCTACCAGATGTCACGCTGGAATTACCAGGAGTTACGTTACGTTTTCCTGAAGTGGAAAATCAAACAGCGTTTTTTGATTTGGTTTTGTCGATAACACAAACCAAGCAAGGATTAACTGGTGTGATGGAATACAACACCGATTTATTCAATCGAGATGCGATCGCGCGGATGCTAGGGCATTATCAGGTATTACTCGCAGGTATCATTGCCAACCCAGACCAGGCAATATCCAAGTTACCATTACTTACCGCGAAAGAACAGGCAACTTTAGCAACATGGCAACAAATTGAGTGTCATTATCCTTCAGATAAGTGCTTGCATCAGTTATTTGAAGCCCAAGTGGAGCAAACACCAAATGCTGTAGCCATCGTATTTGAAAATGAGCAACTAACATACCGCGAACTCAATCAAAAAGCAAATCAACTCGCGCATCATCTCCATAGCTTGGGAATTAAAACTCAAGCCAAAGTTGGGCTATGCGTCGAACGTTCGATCGAAATGGTTGTAGGGATATTAGGAATTCTCAAAGCAGGTGCAGCTTACGTACCCATCGATCCAAATTACCCACAGCAGAGGTTGGAGTTTATCTTAGCAGATGCACAAGTAGAATTACTTCTGACGCAGAGTCAATTCAATATTGAATATCCCACGCAATTAGCATTAGACACATTTTTTAGCAATACCCAATCAGTTGAAAATCTTAACTTAGAAATTACTCCAGATAACATTGCCTACGTCATTTATACTTCGGGTTCTACAGGGACACCCAAAGGAGTTTTGTGTACACACTACAATGTCGTTCGTCTGTTTCAAGCGACGCAAGCGTGGTTCAACTTTAATTCTCACGATGTCTGGACGCTGTTTCACTCGATCGCCTTTGACTTTTCAGTTTGGGAATTATGGGGCGCATTACTTCACGGTGGAAAACTCGCGATCGTTCCTTATTGGGTGAGTCGTTCTCCAGAAGAATTTTATGCGATGTTATCGCAACAAAAGGTGACAGTTCTCAACCAAACACCTTCAGCATTTCGTCAGTTAATGCGAGTCGATGCTGAACGCGATCGCCACGATTTAAACTTGCGTTTCGTGATTTTTGGCGGCGAAGCGTTGGAAATCCAAAGTTTGCAGCCTTGGTTAGAAAAACATGGGCGATCGCCGCAGTTGATCAATATGTATGGAATTACCGAAACAACCGTCCATGTCACCTATCGTCCGATCACCATCGCCGATATCTCCAATCATTGTGGCAATATTATTGGTCGCCCCATCCCAGATTTGCAAGTTTATCTATTAGATCAAAATCAACAACCCGTACCCATCGGGATTCCAGGTGAAATCTATGTTGGAGGTGCAGGTGTCGCATCAGGTTATCTCAACCGTACTGAAACCAACTCAAAGTTTATTCCTCATCTCTTTAACAATAACTCCTCAGCGCGTCTTTATCGAACAGGCGATCTAGCGCGTTACTTAGCAAACGGTGAGATGGAATACTTAGGGCGCATTGACAATCAAGTGAAAATTCGCGGTTTCCGTATTGAAATCGGCGAAATCGAAGCAACATTAGCTACTCATCCTGAAGTTGCTGAAGTTGTTGTACTCGTCAGAGAACTTGAAGATAAGCAGATTATTGCCTACGTTGTACCACAGCAAAAACACAGCGAACTGACAACGAATCTGCGTCAATTCCTACAACAAAAACTACCCGATTACATGTTGCCATCTGCCTTCGTCATCTTAGATACTTTACCACTCACATCAAACGGTAAAGTAGACAGACAAGCATTACCCGCACCAGACCATAATAGATTCGATATAGCAACATCCTTAGTTGCACCACGAACACCAATAGAAAAAGCACTAGCAGAAATTTGGTCAGAATTACTTCATATTGAATTTATCGGCATTCACGAGAATTTCTTTGAAATAGGCGGACACTCACTTTTAGCAACACAACTTCTGTCCCGCATTCGCCAACAATTCCAAGTAGATTTACCTTTAAAAATCATTTTTACCGTAGGTTTTACAATCGCAGAATTAGCAAAAATCATCCGAGAATACCAACTTCAACAAGTAGAAACTGACGATATTGTTGCCCTCCTGCAAGAAATAAACGCACTCTCAGATCAAGAAGTGCTAATGACACTCAATCAATTGCAGTGA